Proteins from a single region of Abyssalbus ytuae:
- a CDS encoding dihydrodipicolinate synthase family protein, protein MTINWEGVMPAITTKFNENDELDLLTFEKNIKAQLEAGVSGIILGGTLGEASTLTPAEKETLVKKTLEITAHRVPVIMNIAEQSTKEAIQVAKNAKAWGANGLMLLPPMRYKATDYETVVYFKEIAKSTSLPIIIYNNPVDYKIEVTIEMFEELLTECDNIEAVKDSTRDISNVTRLKNKFGDRIKILCGVDTLAFESMVAGAEGWVAGLVAAYPAETVAIYKLTKSGNIKEALRIYRWFMPLLELDISPQLVQNIKLAEVATGLGSEYVRAPRLPLRGAERERVQAIIDGAMATRPQLGEYKSL, encoded by the coding sequence ATGACAATTAACTGGGAAGGGGTTATGCCCGCAATAACAACTAAATTCAATGAGAATGATGAGTTGGATTTACTAACCTTTGAAAAAAATATTAAAGCACAATTAGAAGCAGGTGTAAGCGGAATTATTTTAGGAGGAACATTGGGAGAGGCCAGTACACTTACGCCGGCAGAAAAAGAAACGCTTGTTAAAAAAACTTTGGAGATTACGGCTCATCGAGTACCGGTGATAATGAACATTGCCGAGCAATCTACAAAAGAAGCAATACAGGTGGCAAAAAATGCTAAAGCGTGGGGAGCAAACGGACTTATGCTTTTACCGCCCATGCGTTATAAAGCAACCGATTATGAAACGGTAGTATACTTTAAGGAGATAGCAAAGAGTACTTCATTGCCCATTATTATTTATAATAATCCTGTAGATTATAAAATTGAAGTAACCATAGAAATGTTTGAAGAATTACTGACTGAATGTGATAATATTGAAGCGGTGAAAGACTCTACCAGGGATATTAGTAATGTTACACGTTTGAAAAACAAGTTCGGTGATCGGATAAAAATCTTATGTGGAGTAGATACCCTGGCTTTTGAAAGTATGGTTGCGGGAGCCGAAGGTTGGGTAGCCGGGTTGGTAGCTGCTTACCCCGCCGAAACCGTGGCTATTTACAAACTGACAAAATCCGGTAATATTAAAGAAGCTTTACGAATATACCGTTGGTTTATGCCTTTACTGGAACTGGATATCTCTCCGCAATTAGTACAAAATATTAAATTGGCCGAAGTAGCTACAGGCCTGGGTTCTGAATATGTAAGGGCACCAAGATTACCTTTACGTGGAGCTGAAAGAGAAAGAGTACAGGCAATTATTGATGGTGCCATGGCAACAAGGCCTCAATTAGGGGAATACAAATCTTTATAA
- a CDS encoding aldehyde dehydrogenase (NADP(+)): MITGKNYIGEELSNKGDITFKTFNPNENKETEPVFYEATINEVDRAVEKAAKAFYSYKKKTDVEKAVFLEAIAIELESNAKLLKEIYRTESGLPEGRANGEFARTTSQLRAFADMLKEGTWVEAIINKAEGKPDIRRMQIPFGPVAVFGASNFPFAFSTAGGDTASALASGSPVVVKSHPLHAGTGELVSEAIIKAAKKTGMPDGVFSNLNSKGIEVGEWLVKHPEIKAVGFTGSYRAGTALWKLAMNRPEPIPVYAEMGSINPVVVLPSALEEKADFWAEQYAASITMGCGQFCTNPGLILGIDSTELNHFIQKLGENISKLVPTVMLSPGIHEQYENSKSEVLAQPDYSAVNKFGGQLNPHCGRQEIISVSGEAFLQNKNFHKEVFGPFSVVVKCKDKEQLKEVIQQLEGQLTGTVLNSGKKELKEYKEVIDALTETVGRIIFNGVPTGVEVCAAMMHGGPYPATSNAKFTSVGLTAVQRWVRPVAFQDCPQVLLPEALKNENSLGILRNINGKYTTDSL, from the coding sequence ATGATTACAGGAAAAAATTATATAGGTGAAGAACTTTCCAATAAAGGGGATATTACCTTTAAAACCTTTAATCCGAATGAAAATAAAGAGACAGAACCCGTTTTCTATGAGGCTACTATAAATGAAGTGGACCGGGCTGTAGAAAAAGCAGCCAAAGCATTTTATAGTTATAAGAAAAAAACAGATGTTGAAAAAGCTGTATTTCTTGAAGCTATTGCTATTGAACTGGAATCCAATGCTAAACTTTTAAAGGAAATATACAGAACAGAATCCGGATTACCGGAAGGCCGTGCAAACGGCGAATTTGCGAGAACTACCAGTCAGTTAAGAGCTTTTGCCGATATGCTGAAGGAAGGGACCTGGGTAGAAGCGATTATAAATAAAGCCGAAGGGAAACCTGATATCCGAAGAATGCAGATTCCCTTTGGCCCTGTTGCGGTTTTCGGAGCCAGTAATTTTCCTTTCGCATTTTCAACTGCCGGAGGAGACACTGCAAGCGCACTTGCTTCCGGGTCGCCTGTAGTGGTAAAATCACATCCTTTACACGCAGGGACAGGAGAATTGGTTTCTGAAGCAATAATTAAAGCTGCAAAGAAAACCGGAATGCCGGATGGTGTTTTCTCTAACCTCAACAGTAAAGGAATAGAAGTGGGAGAGTGGCTGGTAAAACATCCTGAAATTAAAGCAGTAGGTTTTACCGGGAGTTATAGAGCAGGTACAGCACTTTGGAAACTAGCTATGAACAGGCCGGAACCTATTCCTGTGTATGCCGAAATGGGTAGTATTAATCCGGTGGTGGTGTTACCTTCCGCTTTGGAAGAAAAAGCTGATTTTTGGGCAGAACAATATGCAGCTTCCATTACTATGGGATGTGGACAGTTTTGTACTAATCCGGGGTTAATTCTCGGTATAGACAGTACTGAATTGAATCATTTTATTCAAAAATTAGGTGAAAATATATCCAAGCTTGTCCCTACGGTAATGCTTAGCCCGGGAATTCATGAACAATATGAGAATTCCAAATCTGAAGTTTTAGCTCAACCGGATTATTCAGCAGTGAATAAATTCGGAGGACAACTTAACCCACATTGTGGCAGGCAGGAAATAATTTCCGTTTCAGGAGAAGCTTTCCTTCAGAATAAAAATTTTCATAAGGAGGTTTTCGGGCCTTTTTCAGTAGTGGTTAAATGTAAGGATAAAGAACAGTTAAAGGAAGTTATTCAACAACTGGAAGGGCAGCTCACGGGGACTGTATTAAATTCCGGGAAAAAAGAATTAAAGGAATATAAAGAGGTAATAGACGCGCTTACCGAAACCGTTGGCCGTATTATTTTTAATGGAGTGCCAACCGGGGTCGAAGTTTGTGCCGCTATGATGCATGGCGGACCATACCCGGCAACTTCAAATGCTAAATTTACTTCTGTCGGATTAACAGCAGTGCAGCGATGGGTACGTCCGGTTGCGTTTCAGGACTGTCCACAGGTATTGCTTCCCGAAGCATTAAAAAATGAAAATTCATTAGGAATTTTAAGAAATATAAACGGAAAATATACAACAGATAGTTTATAA
- a CDS encoding glycoside hydrolase family 2 TIM barrel-domain containing protein has product MKHFSYSKYLQYVILLFMVVSFSGRAQEYPEWQRLDILSVNTEKARAGFHYYNSEADALRDDYINSGNYKSLNGTWKFHFAEVPEKRPVDFYKPGYDLSGWDDIQVPGDWQMQGYDFPLYVSAGFTFKINPPFVDSTYNPVGSYKRKFQVPREWKNKKVFLHFGAVNSAFYVWVNGKKAGYKEGTKTPAEFDITGYLQEGENTVSVEVYRWSSASYLEDQDFWRLSGIERDVYLFATPKTRIQDFFVIPALDENYDKGIMKGYAVIKAEKRINKLRLEVKLWDADKVISEINKPVENIENDTLTFQMSGLTIKHWTAETPDLYRLTLTVKDKDETLMATSLKIGFRTSEIKGGQLLINGKPVLIKGVNHHEHDQYTGHVISRQSMLRDIELFKQNNINAVRNSHYPADPYWYQLCDEYGIYVIDEANLESHGFGYDEDKTPANKPEFEKMHHDRIERMMQTNKNHPSVIIWSMGNEAGDGPAFIKNYHWLKIHDPSRPVQYERAERGKSFKEPHTDIIPWMYAGMDYIKENYLGQYPNRPFIWCEYAHAMGNSTGNLTDLWDFVYEHPQVQGGFIWDWVDQGFVKKGENGKEYWAYGGDFGPDRYRNDANFVINGLVNPDRTPHPALYEVKDIYQDIDVSLKEFTENEFTFEIKNRFFFTNLNEFEMSYNLFKNGRLIQQENAENYTIKPGEQAYIRYRLNTDDENAEYFINFYFKTKETKDLIPQGYVIARKQIMLQEGKTEIPRLTSGKLKVNSNKSSLVISNDDFEILFDKNTGFLSGYTFQEKELLKKGPQPDFWRAPTDNDFGNGFPKRSEAWKKATQHTKLTTFNIDKSKNRVEVTASYTLYPVSSKIDMVYEVFANGVIKVNNRFEFNGDAEKLSSLPRFGNSMVLPQDYKNVSWYGRGPHENYWDRKTSAFVGIYKTGVDNLYVPYIRPQENGYRTDNRWVKLTNTSGNGLKFIGIPTISFSALRNPASDFDPGIKKAQRHTTDIVPRDEIYLNIDYKQMGVGGDNSWGARTYEKYQLKPGNYNYEYYLQPIINDP; this is encoded by the coding sequence ATGAAACATTTTAGCTACTCTAAATATCTTCAATATGTCATCCTTTTGTTCATGGTTGTTTCCTTTTCAGGAAGAGCCCAGGAATATCCCGAATGGCAACGGCTTGATATTTTATCGGTAAATACAGAAAAAGCCCGGGCAGGATTTCATTATTATAATTCTGAAGCAGATGCATTGCGGGATGATTACATAAACTCAGGAAATTATAAAAGCCTGAACGGAACCTGGAAATTTCATTTTGCCGAAGTACCTGAAAAAAGACCCGTAGATTTTTACAAACCCGGTTATGACCTGTCCGGTTGGGATGATATCCAGGTACCGGGCGACTGGCAAATGCAGGGGTATGATTTTCCACTTTATGTAAGTGCCGGTTTTACTTTTAAAATTAATCCGCCTTTTGTAGACAGTACTTATAATCCGGTGGGGTCCTACAAAAGAAAATTTCAAGTACCCCGGGAGTGGAAGAATAAAAAAGTATTTCTTCATTTCGGGGCGGTAAACAGTGCTTTTTATGTTTGGGTCAACGGCAAGAAAGCCGGTTATAAAGAGGGTACCAAAACCCCGGCGGAATTTGATATAACCGGTTATTTACAAGAAGGAGAAAATACGGTTTCTGTTGAGGTTTATCGCTGGTCCTCGGCAAGTTATCTCGAAGATCAGGATTTTTGGAGGTTAAGCGGAATAGAACGGGATGTATACTTGTTTGCCACACCCAAAACCCGGATTCAGGACTTTTTTGTAATACCTGCCCTGGATGAAAATTATGATAAGGGAATTATGAAAGGGTATGCTGTAATAAAAGCTGAAAAACGCATAAATAAACTCCGGCTTGAAGTAAAATTATGGGATGCTGACAAAGTTATTTCAGAAATAAATAAACCGGTAGAAAATATTGAAAATGATACGTTAACATTCCAAATGTCAGGATTAACCATTAAACACTGGACGGCTGAAACACCTGACCTTTATCGCTTAACCTTAACAGTGAAAGATAAGGATGAAACTCTAATGGCTACTTCCTTAAAAATAGGTTTCCGGACCTCCGAAATAAAAGGGGGGCAATTATTAATAAATGGTAAACCTGTTCTAATAAAAGGAGTAAACCATCATGAACATGACCAGTATACAGGACATGTAATTTCCCGGCAATCTATGTTGCGTGATATTGAATTATTCAAACAAAATAATATCAATGCAGTCCGGAATTCTCATTATCCGGCCGATCCTTATTGGTACCAGCTTTGTGATGAATACGGCATTTATGTAATTGACGAAGCCAATCTTGAAAGCCACGGATTTGGGTACGATGAGGATAAAACGCCAGCCAATAAACCGGAATTTGAGAAAATGCATCACGATCGTATTGAGCGCATGATGCAAACCAATAAAAATCACCCTTCAGTCATTATATGGTCTATGGGGAATGAGGCCGGCGATGGCCCGGCTTTTATTAAGAATTATCATTGGTTAAAAATTCACGATCCCAGTCGGCCGGTGCAATATGAACGGGCCGAACGGGGAAAGAGTTTTAAGGAACCGCATACCGATATTATTCCGTGGATGTATGCAGGTATGGATTATATTAAAGAAAATTATCTGGGGCAATATCCCAACCGGCCTTTTATATGGTGTGAGTATGCTCATGCCATGGGCAACAGTACAGGAAACCTGACAGACCTTTGGGATTTTGTCTATGAACATCCGCAGGTTCAGGGTGGATTTATATGGGACTGGGTGGATCAGGGGTTTGTTAAAAAAGGCGAAAACGGTAAAGAATATTGGGCTTACGGAGGCGACTTTGGTCCCGACAGGTACCGTAATGATGCCAATTTTGTAATTAACGGACTGGTAAACCCGGACCGGACTCCACATCCCGCTCTTTATGAGGTAAAAGATATATATCAGGATATTGATGTTTCCTTAAAAGAGTTCACTGAAAATGAATTCACCTTTGAGATTAAAAATCGTTTCTTTTTTACCAATCTGAACGAATTTGAAATGAGTTATAATCTCTTCAAAAATGGAAGATTAATTCAGCAGGAAAATGCCGAAAATTATACTATAAAACCCGGGGAACAAGCTTATATTCGATATAGATTAAACACGGATGATGAAAATGCCGAATACTTTATCAATTTCTATTTTAAAACCAAAGAAACTAAAGATTTGATTCCGCAAGGTTATGTGATAGCCAGGAAACAAATTATGCTTCAGGAAGGAAAAACTGAAATCCCCCGGCTTACTTCAGGAAAATTAAAAGTAAATTCTAATAAATCCAGCCTTGTTATTAGCAATGATGATTTTGAGATACTTTTTGATAAAAATACCGGGTTTCTGTCAGGATATACTTTTCAGGAAAAAGAATTGTTGAAGAAAGGGCCGCAACCGGATTTTTGGCGTGCCCCCACCGATAATGATTTTGGCAATGGTTTTCCTAAGCGGTCGGAAGCCTGGAAGAAGGCTACCCAACATACGAAATTAACTACTTTTAATATTGACAAATCAAAGAATAGAGTGGAAGTAACCGCAAGTTATACCCTGTATCCGGTTTCTTCTAAAATAGATATGGTCTATGAGGTATTTGCAAATGGTGTTATAAAAGTAAATAACCGGTTCGAATTTAACGGGGATGCAGAAAAGCTCTCTTCCCTGCCAAGATTCGGGAATTCCATGGTTTTACCACAAGATTATAAAAATGTAAGCTGGTATGGCCGGGGGCCGCATGAAAATTATTGGGATAGGAAAACATCAGCTTTTGTGGGAATTTATAAAACCGGTGTAGATAATTTATATGTACCTTACATACGTCCGCAGGAAAATGGTTACCGTACCGATAATCGTTGGGTGAAACTGACAAATACTTCAGGCAACGGACTCAAATTTATAGGGATCCCCACTATTTCTTTTAGTGCGCTTCGTAATCCGGCCTCTGATTTTGATCCCGGGATAAAAAAAGCACAGCGACATACCACAGATATTGTACCGAGGGATGAAATTTACCTGAATATTGATTATAAGCAGATGGGAGTTGGCGGAGATAATAGCTGGGGTGCACGAACATATGAAAAATACCAGCTAAAGCCCGGAAATTATAACTATGAGTATTATTTACAACCCATCATCAATGATCCTTAA
- a CDS encoding Crp/Fnr family transcriptional regulator — MKQKLRNHIEKIVPLTDEEFDTVLSHFILHTFKRGEFLFEKEEKVKYVYYVVSGLLKLIFTDRAGSEHIVSFAMEDWWESDFYAFLMKTRATMSLKCIETTTVFSLSYEDYWNLCNSMPKMEKFILHKSHMGFIGAQQRILSLLTTSAKERYEQLIAQNPSLLQRVSKTQLASYLGVSRETLSRLSC; from the coding sequence ATGAAGCAAAAATTAAGAAATCACATAGAAAAAATAGTGCCTTTAACAGATGAAGAATTTGATACTGTACTGTCTCATTTTATACTTCATACTTTTAAAAGAGGAGAGTTTCTTTTTGAAAAAGAAGAAAAGGTAAAATATGTCTATTATGTGGTTTCAGGTCTTCTTAAATTGATTTTTACCGATAGGGCAGGCTCCGAACATATTGTATCTTTTGCAATGGAAGACTGGTGGGAAAGTGATTTTTATGCTTTTTTAATGAAAACCAGGGCTACAATGTCATTAAAATGTATTGAAACCACTACTGTTTTTTCACTTTCGTACGAAGATTATTGGAATTTATGCAACAGCATGCCAAAAATGGAAAAATTCATTCTTCACAAATCTCATATGGGTTTTATCGGGGCTCAACAGCGAATACTATCATTACTTACCACCAGTGCCAAAGAACGTTATGAACAACTCATAGCTCAAAACCCATCCCTTCTTCAAAGAGTGTCCAAAACCCAGCTCGCTTCATACCTGGGAGTTTCCAGAGAAACACTAAGCAGATTATCTTGTTAA
- a CDS encoding AraC family transcriptional regulator, with the protein MKVLPFKIPKPQKEALVYQEDHEIVFYDKLHQHEEIQISYIVEGSGSLIVGDSINEYQPHDILVIGENIPHVFRSDAQAYPQSVMYTLFFTKKSFGKEFFNLTDLTAVQKFFDKSEYGMKIKADEEKFNLFNNLKHQNKIERIASLLLLLNGLIHSEKQPLSSFVYQKKYTEDEGKRMNDVFQYAMDNFQENISLDDIANIAFMSKNAFCRYFKKRTNKTFLQFLIEIRIEHACKLLYKDHDLSVSVISELCGFQNIANFNRKFKVLKGITPSQYRQQAD; encoded by the coding sequence ATGAAGGTTCTTCCGTTTAAAATCCCAAAACCCCAAAAAGAGGCCCTTGTTTACCAGGAAGATCACGAAATTGTCTTCTACGATAAACTTCATCAGCATGAAGAAATTCAGATAAGTTATATAGTAGAAGGCAGCGGTTCATTAATTGTAGGTGACAGCATTAATGAATATCAGCCACATGACATTCTTGTAATTGGTGAAAATATACCACATGTTTTCAGAAGTGATGCCCAGGCATATCCCCAATCAGTAATGTACACGTTGTTTTTTACCAAAAAGTCCTTTGGAAAGGAGTTTTTTAATCTAACCGACTTAACTGCAGTGCAAAAGTTTTTTGATAAGTCTGAATACGGAATGAAAATTAAAGCAGATGAAGAAAAGTTTAATCTTTTTAATAATCTGAAGCATCAGAACAAAATTGAAAGGATTGCATCTTTATTACTTCTTTTGAACGGACTCATTCATTCTGAAAAGCAACCACTGTCTTCTTTCGTTTACCAGAAAAAATATACCGAAGATGAAGGAAAACGCATGAATGATGTTTTTCAATATGCTATGGATAATTTTCAGGAGAATATTTCCCTGGATGACATTGCAAATATTGCCTTTATGAGTAAGAACGCTTTTTGCCGATATTTTAAGAAAAGAACCAATAAGACCTTCCTTCAGTTCTTAATTGAGATCAGGATAGAACATGCCTGTAAATTGCTATACAAAGATCATGACTTATCTGTCTCTGTAATTTCTGAATTGTGCGGTTTTCAGAATATTGCCAATTTTAACCGGAAATTTAAAGTGTTAAAGGGGATAACTCCTTCCCAATACCGCCAGCAGGCAGATTAG
- a CDS encoding DUF1572 domain-containing protein: MKKSVQLANRIREVLLNGVWIANTNYKQELSVVDWETAITKINNLNSVATLTYHINYYLAGILNFFEEGKLEISDKYSYEMPAIHSQEEWDTLRNTMFNNARKFADQVALMDDEKLEEVFADKKYGTYLRNIEGVIEHSYYHLGQIVLIKKLIVQDKQV; this comes from the coding sequence ATGAAAAAATCGGTACAATTAGCAAACCGTATCCGGGAAGTTTTATTAAACGGAGTATGGATTGCCAATACAAATTATAAGCAGGAATTGAGTGTTGTAGATTGGGAAACGGCTATTACCAAAATAAATAATTTAAACTCTGTTGCTACTCTTACCTATCATATAAATTATTACCTGGCAGGGATTCTGAATTTTTTTGAGGAAGGAAAGTTAGAAATCAGTGACAAATACAGTTATGAGATGCCTGCAATTCACTCGCAGGAAGAATGGGACACTTTACGCAATACCATGTTTAACAATGCGCGAAAGTTTGCAGATCAGGTAGCACTTATGGATGATGAAAAATTAGAAGAAGTTTTTGCAGACAAAAAATACGGAACATATTTAAGAAATATAGAAGGAGTAATAGAACATAGCTATTATCATTTAGGGCAAATAGTGCTGATTAAAAAATTAATAGTACAAGACAAACAGGTATAA
- a CDS encoding class I SAM-dependent methyltransferase, with translation MENLDQNIERHYLKEGLLEDIINRLKDQNISINNVRRSDISGVDEFHVRGAAVSRELAQMINLKGLKVLDVGCGLGGACRMLADEFNCDVTGLDLSNEYIRTAKGLSKLVRLENKTRFIRGNAVNLPFENSTFDVVWTQHVQMNIPDKTKFYTEICRVLNPDGYFLYYDIFKNNNKEINYPMPWANTEDLSFLAHPGNIQTLLTQVGLQKVSSSDQTREGIIFFENLMNKLKTSDPPKIGLNILMGETTRQKLNNLLIHLKKDILTLEAAIYKKAN, from the coding sequence ATGGAGAATCTTGACCAAAATATAGAAAGACATTACCTTAAAGAAGGATTGTTGGAAGATATTATCAATCGCCTGAAGGACCAAAACATTTCTATAAATAATGTTAGAAGAAGTGATATATCCGGTGTAGATGAATTTCATGTAAGGGGGGCAGCAGTATCGCGAGAACTTGCACAGATGATAAACCTGAAAGGGCTTAAAGTTTTAGATGTGGGATGTGGCCTTGGAGGAGCCTGCAGAATGCTTGCTGATGAATTTAATTGTGATGTAACCGGCCTCGACCTGAGTAATGAATATATAAGAACGGCCAAAGGGCTTTCAAAACTTGTCAGGCTCGAAAACAAAACACGGTTTATTAGGGGAAATGCTGTAAACCTGCCCTTTGAAAACAGTACTTTTGATGTTGTGTGGACTCAGCATGTACAAATGAACATACCTGATAAAACAAAATTTTATACCGAAATTTGCCGTGTGCTTAACCCCGACGGTTATTTTCTGTATTATGATATTTTTAAAAATAACAATAAAGAAATAAACTATCCCATGCCTTGGGCCAATACTGAAGATTTAAGTTTTCTGGCGCACCCTGGTAATATACAAACACTGCTTACACAAGTAGGACTACAAAAAGTATCCTCTTCTGATCAAACCCGGGAAGGCATCATTTTTTTTGAGAATCTTATGAATAAACTTAAAACGTCCGACCCGCCAAAAATAGGACTGAACATTTTAATGGGAGAAACCACCAGGCAAAAACTGAACAACCTGTTAATACATTTGAAAAAAGATATACTAACGCTCGAAGCGGCCATATATAAAAAAGCAAACTGA
- a CDS encoding RidA family protein, with protein MEKKIINPWKWQDDRNYVQAVEVKHSESTLYVSGQTAINARGESSTANMKTQLTEAIANLEKVITQAGYECKNIVRLNIYTTSSEELFTCFNILQEWISRHKIKQASTLLEVKSLFETLKVELEATVVK; from the coding sequence ATGGAAAAAAAAATAATTAACCCATGGAAATGGCAGGACGATCGTAACTATGTTCAGGCTGTAGAAGTAAAACATTCCGAAAGCACCTTATATGTGTCGGGGCAAACAGCAATAAATGCCCGGGGAGAGTCCAGCACTGCCAATATGAAAACCCAGTTAACTGAAGCAATTGCTAACCTGGAAAAAGTAATAACGCAGGCAGGATATGAGTGTAAAAATATTGTGCGGTTAAATATTTATACCACTTCATCAGAAGAACTTTTTACCTGCTTTAATATACTACAGGAATGGATCAGCAGGCATAAAATAAAACAAGCAAGTACTTTACTGGAGGTAAAAAGTCTTTTTGAAACCCTGAAAGTAGAATTGGAAGCAACTGTGGTAAAATAA
- a CDS encoding M1 family metallopeptidase, with amino-acid sequence MLKKIVSLNLILLAVISAQAQEKPFTHADTLRGSITDERAWWDVMRYDISVTPDFEKKYTTGFNTITYKVVRKKHPDVMQIDLQQPLVIDSIIYDQKQSLKFNREGNVYHVKTPRQKIESEHEVKIYFSGHPHEAIRAPWDGGWTFTKDEKGRPWMTVTCQGLGASIWYPNKDHQSDEPDHGASLTMRVPGDLMAVANGRMLSKTEHNDGSVSYKWGVNNPISNYTIIPYIGYYKQFSEVYKGIKGNLDLNYWVLDYNLEKAKSYMPAEVHNMLNAFEYWFGPYPFYEDGYKLVETEHTGMEHQSNVSYGNWYTGGYRGRDLSGTGLGLTWDFIIIHESGHEWFGNNITTNDLADMYIHESFTNYSETLFIDYIYGEEAANDYNYGIRGGIRNDRPIIPPYGVNAQGSGDMYPKGGNMLHSIRHSIDNDKLFRSILTGLNMTFHNKTVNGSEIQQYISEKAGYDYSKVFEQYLTTTSIPKLQLYIDAPHGKMFYKYTNCIDGFNLPLVLKGKEKERTIRIIPSAEWQSIEFLHTNQYLFTPWRIEYMYYVDVELVRNM; translated from the coding sequence ATGTTAAAAAAAATCGTTTCCCTTAATCTGATATTGTTAGCTGTAATCTCTGCTCAAGCACAGGAAAAACCATTCACTCATGCCGATACCCTTAGGGGAAGTATTACAGATGAAAGAGCCTGGTGGGATGTGATGCGCTACGATATTTCGGTTACACCCGATTTTGAGAAAAAGTATACCACCGGCTTTAATACCATTACCTATAAAGTGGTACGGAAAAAACACCCTGATGTTATGCAGATTGATCTTCAGCAACCTCTTGTGATTGATAGTATTATATATGACCAAAAGCAATCTTTAAAATTTAACAGGGAAGGTAATGTGTATCATGTAAAAACACCCCGGCAAAAAATAGAATCGGAACATGAGGTAAAAATCTATTTCAGTGGTCATCCGCATGAAGCCATCCGTGCTCCGTGGGATGGTGGCTGGACATTTACCAAAGACGAAAAAGGGCGTCCGTGGATGACGGTTACCTGCCAGGGGCTGGGTGCTTCCATATGGTATCCTAATAAAGACCACCAGAGTGATGAACCCGACCACGGGGCTTCCTTAACCATGCGTGTTCCGGGAGATTTAATGGCAGTGGCAAATGGCCGTATGCTAAGCAAAACAGAACATAATGACGGATCCGTCTCTTATAAATGGGGAGTAAACAACCCCATAAGCAATTACACGATTATTCCTTATATAGGATATTATAAACAATTCTCAGAAGTTTATAAGGGAATCAAAGGAAATCTTGACCTGAATTACTGGGTGTTAGATTACAATCTTGAAAAGGCTAAAAGTTACATGCCTGCGGAAGTTCATAATATGCTGAATGCTTTCGAATACTGGTTTGGGCCCTATCCTTTTTATGAAGATGGTTATAAGCTTGTAGAAACAGAACACACAGGTATGGAGCATCAGTCTAATGTATCTTACGGAAACTGGTATACAGGCGGTTACCGGGGTCGTGACCTCTCCGGTACAGGACTGGGATTAACCTGGGACTTTATTATTATTCATGAAAGCGGACATGAATGGTTCGGGAACAATATCACAACCAACGACCTGGCCGATATGTATATTCATGAAAGCTTTACCAATTACAGTGAGACTCTATTTATAGATTATATATATGGCGAAGAAGCAGCAAACGATTATAACTATGGAATAAGGGGAGGAATTCGCAATGACAGGCCCATAATTCCACCCTATGGGGTGAATGCGCAGGGTAGTGGTGATATGTATCCCAAAGGAGGTAATATGTTGCACAGCATTCGTCACAGTATTGATAATGATAAACTTTTCAGAAGTATATTAACCGGTTTGAATATGACTTTTCATAATAAAACGGTAAATGGCAGTGAAATTCAGCAATACATTTCAGAAAAGGCAGGATATGATTATTCAAAAGTTTTTGAACAATATTTAACCACTACCAGCATCCCGAAATTGCAATTATATATAGATGCTCCCCATGGTAAAATGTTTTACAAATATACCAATTGCATAGACGGTTTTAACCTGCCGTTGGTATTAAAAGGAAAAGAAAAGGAACGCACAATCAGAATAATACCTTCTGCTGAATGGCAGAGTATAGAATTCCTGCATACCAACCAATATTTATTTACACCCTGGAGAATAGAATATATGTATTATGTAGACGTAGAATTGGTTAGAAACATGTAA